In Tripterygium wilfordii isolate XIE 37 chromosome 17, ASM1340144v1, whole genome shotgun sequence, the genomic window TGGCAAGGACAGCAGGAGTAATCCCAGCTTCTGTATGGAATGAAACAACTGGAAGTTCTTTTGGCAAAGGATGATTGTTCAAAAACGCTTTTCTCCTCTCGTAGGTCAAGTCTTCTAAAGCTTGCAAGTCACCctaacaaaagaaaaggtaaattaTATACAACAAGCTCCATTTACTAGTGAAGTCATTAACAAGCCCATGCTAGATACGCCAGCCTATACCCTACTTGGCTCTATGATCATTAACAAATGTAGTACTGTATATAATGTACAGTGTCTTATTTGACAAAGAATAATGATATGGTTGTATTCTGAATTGGTACGAAATTGTACCCTTTTTGCTTTCCAAGTAGGTAAAGATATCTATCTCCAAATCATAtcttcaaaacaataaaatataaagaCATTTTTTATCTACTAGTTGGACTACATTTGAGAGCTCCAGAAAAAAGACAGCAGTAAGCACTATCATAATCCCTCCCGGTCGGTTTTgaaaagttattttttaaaaaaactattaTTATTAGTGTGAGAGGGGTCTCGAACATTGCCTCAGGTTAAGTCCTAAGGAGAATGCTACCATTAGGCCAAGAGCTCCTTCTCTAGAACTATCATAATCTTAAGAACCATGACCCTTGATTCAACTCCTGGGTTGTGGTATATGTCTTCTCCCCATCCAGCATCTTGGTTTACCCTTGGTGCTAAAACCAAAGACCCTTCCATTTGGAATGTCACTAAATCTGAGAAACAAACCTTAGAGTTCAGAAAAATCTTGGCCCTTGGGTCCCCAAAGTCGGTAGACTAACACTCAAAACATGCCCTAGCTAATCTTCCTGCTTACCTAATGCCTCTTTTTTCCATGCCTAAATCTGTTGCCGAAACTCGAAGTTATCCACAGTGTAGATTCTGTTGGGGGTATATCACATGAATTATAAATTTTTACTCGAGTCAAGTGGGATTCTTTTAAACCTTCCAAAGGAGATAGGGGTCCTTCTTGGTGAACTGCCTGTTTCAGATTCTCTAAGGATCgagcaaaaaaaataagaatcatgtatacatatattattgAAACACTGAAGACGATAAATagctaattaaaaagaaacatTGCACCAAGTACCACATAAATTATTCAGAAACAAAGGCACAAATGTGAAATATAATATGAAGAAACGACCATAACATTCATACCTTGATCACTTTACATATTAGAATCTCCATGAGTTTGCGTACATTAACATAATCACCAAGTTGACCTTCTCGTAAAATATCCGAAGCTATTGGGCTACCACCATATGGGCTTTGTGCCAATGCCAATCCAGCAACCTTATCCTTCAACTCAGGCCAATATAATGACATTGCAGCTGCTGAATCTACTCCCCCTTCGCTGTGCCCAAGCAGCAAAACACGTTTCTTGGAACCCCAGTAGATCTCTTCAATATACTCTTTTATCTCTCTAGCATTTTTCTCAACAGAAGCCTGATTAGGGACTATGTGAGTTTAGTAAAGCATATAGAGAACATAAATACACAACTTAAAATTGTACAAGGCACCTCACTATGAATTTTGGCAATATGACAAGTCAGCCCCATCTTCGAGAAACTAGTTTTTGTGTTAACGAAATAAAGTGGGCCGTGGTTACTGAAAAGGCCTGCCATTTGTGCAAATAGTGAAACCTTATGAGAATGGAAACAGATATTAAGGCAAAAATACACAGATCTCTCCCTAAATCTAACATCCAAGTAATATGGGCAGTAGTCTTATAGTATCCACAAATCAAGGACTTAAAAGACATAAATTGTAATATTCTAAAAATTTTTTAACCCAACCAGCCTTTTCCAGCAATATATTCCCACAATCCCACTACTCATTTCAATTATTATTCCAGATGAAAAACTAACTACATGGTTCAGATATTCCCACTAGGCCACTACTCATTTCAATTATCATTCCAGATGAAAAACTAACTACATGATTCAGTGGAGGAAAACAATGTAAGCTCAAGAAGATTCAATGACTTTTCAGTTCTACAGAATGCTAAGGAATGGTAATCGCACAGGTCCCGGGAGGGATCACATTCCTTTGCTCACACCCCACACCCCAAACCAGGTAGAGAGAAAGAATTACCTCGCATCCCCACCCCATCGGTAAGCAGGGGATAGCAAATTAGCAATCCCCATCCCAACCCTCAAAAAGTTTTCCCCAAGGAGATGGAAATGCCCTATTTAATCAACTTAATAAACAATTAGACATTTCTTATTTCAATTAATATGATACATATGAAATATTAAGAGTacacattataaaaaaaaaaaaaagatgggacAAACATATCCGTGTTTCACAGTTTTTAAGTCTCCCAACCAAACATGTTATTTAGGAGGGAATATGTACCCCTCAAGTGCCAATTAATGTTTCCAAGTAGATGTTAATGACATTCATTTAGCAgacacaccaaaaaaaaaaaggttgtatACAATGTCAAACAAAATTAACAATTGAAAAATACTTTTTCAGACGTCAAATTTAAGTTATTACCAGGAACCAACAAGTAAACCATAGAATTTGGTAGCTTGTGTAGTCCGTGCCtgtcataaaaagaaaaaactccaTCAACAACTCGATAACCATGCTAGGCATATTCGTTTGTTCAGAAGTCGACTGTACCTGATGTTGTCAAGAATTTCCATAAACCTTTCGGTCCCATCTTCAACTGGAGGCATATATGACGAACGCTGTAGCCATCCTATATCATCTGCAGAGCCAAGAACAGTCCTCCGTGCCCGTTCAATAAGCCTGAAATCAATCATCAAAGTTAGCTGTTTGAGCCCTTAGAATTGAGCTTCAAGTCAAGAAACactcacacatatatatactcaTAGAGtacagaacaagaagaagaattgaTGAAAGAAGATGAACACCATCAACATAACTCTATTTCACCATAACTCCATTTCAGTACAACATAAGGCTATAAGCCTTTGTGGAATCGAGCACACCTCCACGACAAAAACTAACAATACTAAAATAATCTTGGTCAAAGTTTAAGTTGTGTTTGGCCAGaacaaaacaaaccaaatgATGCggtaatcccacatcggaagtgaAGGGGTTCAATATCTAGTTTATAAGTTGGGCAAACCgcaaacctaacattagtcaaccggttttctagtggatAGTTAGGTCCAATCTTGTGGGCTGGGCTTGGGTCTGGGGATTTACCCCCTCTCCATGTGGGCTTGTGTGTTTTGTTAGTGGTGTACCCACCTTTTCTTGGGCGTGTGCGGGCCTCGCTGCATCACCATACAAGAGCAATTGCCGTATATAATAAAGCAGAATATAACTACTATTACAACAACAATGCACCATACAAACACATGCTCTTACTCAGGAGAGACCTTACATGCACTGACAATCAAATTGTTTACCTGTACAATAATATACAGAGCGTAATATGCAAAGCACGAAAAGCAATTAGgtagggagggagggagggagggagggagggagggagggataGCCTAAGCCCTAACGTGAAACTACAAAGTATTTTTGCAGTTCACTAATGTGAGACAAGACAAGCAAAGAAGTATATAGAATTGATACCCTTGAAACATGGTAATTCCATTTTGTCCAGTTTGATTTGAATCTTCAGGAGAGCTATCATTGTGAGATGCACTTGCAACAGTGCCCCTTGTAACTCGATCATGAATGGGAGCAGCAGCAGTTGTAGAAGCAGATGATTCAGAAAATGTCGAATAGCTTTCACAGGAAGATGGTTGATTATCAATCAGTGGCTCCGATTGCCCAGTAGAGAATGTCACTAATTCCTGTGCGTGCATACTGGACTGATGCCTGGAAACTCTGGAACCAGGTTCCACTGCAAGATGCGTAAATGAAAATCCAATGCAATGACTCAAACATGCTTAAATGAAAATCCAATGCAATGGATCAAACAAGAAGCAGGCATAGCAGATTAAGGTAACTGAAAATAAATAGGGTTAgtcaaaatttcattttattatatatttttctagaGGGGTGCCCCAAGACAAATGCTAGGGCAAGACATAAGGATCTCAGAAGCAAGCTACCATGACCCTCCGCTtagaatatttaattttatatcatGTGGGTCAATGACCAATGTAGCAGACAACTGACAAGAATGAGAGGAAAAACCTTCAgccttgatgcttttggaaaatTTAGAGAGGGAAGAGAGGGAAGTGAGAAGACGATAGTTCAAAATATCACCTGATTGATCATAGAAGCATCGAGTTATCAATGATGTCGTTTCAACTAGATAAGAAGCAGCTTCATTGAGTGATGGTACAGAAGTGAAAATCTGAGGGATGAGCCCATCATTTCTAAGACCATGATTTTGCACCTGTCAAAGGAGGGAATATGTTATAGATTTTTTTCCAATAGTCATAAAGCTAACATATGATTCTTTTAACTAAAAGTACATAAAAAATCCTGAGGAGCACCACTAGCTCAAGTAGTCAAACTCCTCTCTATCATAACCTAAGGGCAAGGGTATGAATCCCCACTCCCCAATCCTGTTGAACAACAAcgacaataataataataatacaaacaagTGAAGAATCTTCAGACGAACAAATGAAGTTGATGGAAGGTACTTTCATTACTGCAGTGCAGATAAGGATATAAACGGGTCTTTTAAAATTAATAGGTTGAGTCTTTCGCTCGTGGAGAATCAAAACCAGGCTCAGGATTATACCAGCATTAAAAGTCGCAAAAGAATCGAAAGTAAATAAGTTTTCAACAGTCAACAACTCAACAATCATCTTTAGCAAAGATAAACAAATTACCAAAGCACGaataaattaacacaaacagGGGAGTCGTGGTttagggagggaaaaaaaatcggAGTTCATCATTTTGAAGTTGAAAAATCCAGTGTAGCCTAGGAAGTGACGAAGAAAGAAGATTCTAAAATAACATAAGCAGCAATAAGGACTATCAGAAGTTTTAATCAGTAACTGATTAAGCAAAAAACCAACCTTACAATCACATCCATGATCCATCACCAGTAAAATACAAACTTCAAGTTTCATTTAAGCTCAGATACTTTTCAACCACAACATAATTGAATTCATAGCAAAATCCAATTGAATACGTCCCCAGCAAACATGTTAGGCTTTTTTCCCCACACCAGTATTTGCTTAAGGCCTGTAAACTCCAACCTCTTCTTCTAAGCACACTATTTTCCTCGCACATTGTTTACacgacatttatatcatcaattAACGTTTAAGTTTGGACTTGCCAAGTTCCACCAGCTTTTGCAATCTTGAGGGGGGAAAAAGGCAATCAAAAACTCAATTTTGGCAAACTAACAAAAGTTCTCCAATACCGCATCTCCTATACAACTATGGGGGAAAAAGGCAATCAAAAACTCAACTCAGGCAAACTAACAAAAGTTCTCCAATACCGCATCTCCTATACAACTATGCTACACTCCACTCCAAGCCAAAAGACATAATTGAAAGAAATGCATTCAATCAGCATAAAACATTAAGATGATAAATACTAACCACAAGTGGCCTGTTAGATTCTTCACTTCTGGAGCTTTCTGTTTCCTTCATAGAAGTTGAATTCTGTAAGCCATTAAAACTATAAAAGTTAATCTGCAATGAATATTCCCAAAAAAGCTGCAATGAATATTCCCAAAAGccccaaaaaaacataaataaataaacaatagtgaagaaaagaaaagctgaAAAGCAGTCCTTTACTCCTTTATATCTTCTCTCCAAATCCTAGTTCCAGTTTGGGAAACGAAACGGAAGTAGTTAACTAGTTACACACTTACACTAtacaaaaaaatcatcatcGAGCTAGTATTTATTGCTTTCATTTATGCAAATCTGCCCCCAACACTGGTGCACACtcgtatatacacacatatgtaAACTCGAAACATACACACCCACATACACTAATCCTTGCATATCTTCCGTCCAAATGGTtgatccttcttcttttttttctagaaAAAGTAATACTAGTTACATTGTCAAACAATTCAATGCCTAACTTACAAATCTACAAAAGGATGTTGaaattgaggggaaaaaaaatctgatTATTCGAATTTCCGTGACGAAGTCCATAAATTGCAGTTTGTGTAGTTGAATCAAGACAACTTACTTCAATTTTTGCTACATCCACTGCtagcatacatatatataaccatgCTTCACAAACTTCccgacacacacacacacacaaacatcaGGAATCTCATCTCACAAACCCATCTCATATCTTCTGTTCAAACTGTAGTTCCTAAGTTAGAAGAAATAATAGAATTTTGCTTCACTAGCAATATATAAGGGTAAAGCATACTCCCTTTTTCCAATTATATTCCTATTTCAATAAAACTAATAACTAATTCTAGTTTCTAACGTCTTcaatacttaccaaaaaaaagcatCTTCAAATGTTAGTTAGTTAGTCGTTGCATTAAATGTTCGCCTGCACAAACACAGAAGCAATTCGAAAGGATTCCCTTTCACAGATCCTCAAATTCATTTTACTTTGCTGATAATTCACAAACTCAATAGATAATACAATCAGAACAATGAAAAAACGCCGATAATAAGCGACTGCCGGTAAAGAAACCTTACCTCGAACGTTCTCGAATCGCGCATTACAGTTATCGGCGATGCAAATGGAGCTGCTTCGGCCTTCGAGAAATTCAATACAAGGACGAAGGAAGACGCGGAATATAAAAGAATCTTACCGCCTAAGCAAAGAAGAAGCGAATCTGAAATGGAGAAGACTGCGTCGTCGTTTCGTTCCGTAGTTTGGGCCCTGTGAGGGCTGAGCCCGGTGTGGAATGGCCCAAGCCTTCCCACCTTTAAATTTCCCCCAATAATATCTAGGTAAAGTTGTAAATctgatttatttcaaaattttaaggTCTAAAACTAAAAGTAACTAATTGATGATGAAATCAGTTGGcattagagattttttttttacggaGAATGACATCAAACAAGCTTTCCTTTGGACATTAGAGAAATTGAATAGAGTACTTTTATAAGTCTAAGAATTTCAATCTCggtctcttgaaatttgatcataCATATCTGATAACGGGTACGTTAGTGTCTCCACTAGACGCTAACGGGTGACGTTGCACCAAACATTTATTCATTCTCTTATTTGCTCTTAGTAAACTTACATGTCATATATTTTGTTATAGTCCTACTCAATTTAAATCCTTTGGACTCTTGAGGGGAAAAAATTTACTAGATTTTGATTTCAAAATGCAGCATAAAACAATTTGTTCCCCCAAGTAGGTACatgtaaattatattttataggCTACGAATGAGAATGCCTTCAAAGGTAATTCCAGGACCAAATGCCAGAGCAAGTCCCCATTCTTCACCTCCCTCTCTCTTCAACTCATCCCTCATGTAATCCATGACATAGAATATTGTGTTACTGCTAACATTTCCATAGTTCATTAGAGCTCTTCTGCCGCATTCAAGCTTCTGAGCCTTCAACTTAAGAGTGCTCTCTAGCCGGTTCAGTATAGCTGGTCCTCCAGGATGGACGGCCCAAAACAGGTCATTGAATTCTTTCAAACCTGCCTTTGACATGAGTTTCTTGCAGAAGTCCTCGATGTTCTCATCAATCTTTTGTGGGAGGTCTCTTCCAAGCTTGAAATTTATTCCCTCTTCGGAGAGGTGACCATCGATGACATTCTGCGTCCCTGGAAGAAATTGTTGAACTGCATAATTCAGTTCCATGAAGGGAGACTCTCTGCCTGTTATTGGGTTGGTACCAATTATAGCAGCTGCAGCTCCATCACCAAAAA contains:
- the LOC119981728 gene encoding uncharacterized protein LOC119981728, yielding MRDSRTFEINFYSFNGLQNSTSMKETESSRSEESNRPLVVQNHGLRNDGLIPQIFTSVPSLNEAASYLVETTSLITRCFYDQSVEPGSRVSRHQSSMHAQELVTFSTGQSEPLIDNQPSSCESYSTFSESSASTTAAAPIHDRVTRGTVASASHNDSSPEDSNQTGQNGITMFQGLIERARRTVLGSADDIGWLQRSSYMPPVEDGTERFMEILDNIRHGLHKLPNSMVYLLVPGLFSNHGPLYFVNTKTSFSKMGLTCHIAKIHSEASVEKNAREIKEYIEEIYWGSKKRVLLLGHSEGGVDSAAAMSLYWPELKDKVAGLALAQSPYGGSPIASDILREGQLGDYVNVRKLMEILICKVIKGDLQALEDLTYERRKAFLNNHPLPKELPVVSFHTEAGITPAVLATLSHVAHAELPMVAPLSTPGQAPTLPVVIPLGAAMAACAQLLQARYGEKSDGLVTCRDAEVPGSVVVQPKRKLDHAWMVYSSLNDNPTEADASQVCEALLTLLVEVGQKKRHELTMKDE